One Intestinimonas butyriciproducens genomic window, CACCCAGAACAGGCGGCGCAGGGCCCGTCCCAGCTCCGGCAGAAGGCGGTACAGATCAATCCGGCCCTCTTCCTGATCCAGCTTATGTTCTTCCATGGTGACTCCCCGCCTGGTCGGACGGCGCGGCTCCAGGGCCCTCCCCACCGTCTCGGTCTTTTCGGCCCGCGCTTTGGCCATAACCGTATCCGTATTTATAGCCGTATCCATACCCATATCCGTAGCCATAGCCCCTGTGGTCGGTGGAGAAGGGCATGCTGCGCACATCGTTGAAGACACAGCCCAGCAGCCTGGCCCGGCTCTGGCGGAGCATATCCGCCGCATCGTTGATCCGCCCGGCCGGGACCCCGTCCTGCCGGACCACCAGCAGCGAGGCATCCGCCTGGTCGGCCAGGGCTTCCACGTCAGAGAAAAGGGCGATGGGGGGCGAATCGATGATGATATAATCCATCTCCGCCCGCGCCTGGCGCAGCAGAGCCGCCATGTTCTCCGAGGGGATGAGCTCCGCCGCCCGGCTGTTGGAGCGGGTGGAAAAGAGGGCGTAGAGCGGATACTGCTCCAGATATTCCGGCTCATAGGGGATCTTGCCCTCCAGCAGATCGGCCAGCTCCCGCTCCGGCTTCCGTCCGAAGAGCTTGTACTGCGCCGCCTTGTGGAGGTCGGCGTCGATGAGGAGCACCTTCTTGTTCCGCTGGGCCAGCGTCAGGGCAATGTTGGCGCAGACGGTGGATTTTCCCTCGTTCTCCGCCACACTGGTGACCAGGAGCACCTGGGCCGACTCTTTCTGGAGGGCATAGGTCAGCTTCACTCCCAGCTTATACACCGACTCGGTGAAGTGGAAGCTGGCCAC contains:
- a CDS encoding polysaccharide biosynthesis tyrosine autokinase, whose product is MEEKQMFSMSELNPLCLWRRLWKNWLLILAAGLIALMGTEIAVQNLYAPEYTAGAVLAVSVKRSSYSTVLSNLSMSAEIADTFTQLFESNMFGSVAAGQLGVESLPGTLKATVLPETNLLSLRVTADSPEDAFQTLKLMLENYDTVSEHVFQNVILKELDSPTVPTAPSNPVDISRVRRQAFLVGTAAMTALLLAAALCSDTVQTTAALRRKLDVKLFSTLHHEVKNKTLRAKLRRANKGLLITMPVASFHFTESVYKLGVKLTYALQKESAQVLLVTSVAENEGKSTVCANIALTLAQRNKKVLLIDADLHKAAQYKLFGRKPERELADLLEGKIPYEPEYLEQYPLYALFSTRSNSRAAELIPSENMAALLRQARAEMDYIIIDSPPIALFSDVEALADQADASLLVVRQDGVPAGRINDAADMLRQSRARLLGCVFNDVRSMPFSTDHRGYGYGYGYGYGYKYGYGYGQSAGRKDRDGGEGPGAAPSDQAGSHHGRT